The following are from one region of the Capsicum annuum cultivar UCD-10X-F1 chromosome 1, UCD10Xv1.1, whole genome shotgun sequence genome:
- the LOC107839602 gene encoding alpha-N-acetylglucosaminidase isoform X6 gives MINLKSWFILSILYVFLCTAALGSDAIESVLRRLDSKKAPSVVQESAAKGVLQRLLPTHLHSFEFKIVSKDLCGGRSCFCITNYKSSSRSSPEILIEGTTAVEITSGLHWYLKYTCGAHISWDKTGGVQLASVPKPGSLPLVEAEGVMIQRPVPWNYYQNVVTSSYSFVWWDWQRWEKEIDWMALQGINLPLAFTGQEAIWQKVFLDYNITTRDLNDFFGGPAFLAWARMGNLHAWGGPLSQNWLNIQLALQKQILSRMQELGMTPVLPSFSGNVPAALKKIFPSANITRLGDWNTVSGDRRWCCTFLLAPSDPLFIEIGEAFIRKQFEEYGDITDIYNCDTFNENTPPTDDPSYIWSLGSAVYKAMSKANNNAVWLMQGWLFYSDSKYWKPPQMEALLHSVPRGKMIVLDLFADVKPIWKSSSQFYGTPYIWCMLHNFGGNMEMYGVLDAVASGPIDARTNENSTMVGVGMCMEGIEHNPVVYELMPEMAFRGTKFQLQGWLKSYSRRRYGKVNDQIEAAWEILYHTIYNCTDGIAFHNTDYIVKFPDWDPSGKTGTDISGTDVSNQNGMQKLAGFQWNRRFLFSDKSSSLPKPHLWYSTEDVNKALKLFLNAGKELSGSLTYR, from the exons atgataaatttaaaatcttggTTTATACTATCAATTCTTTATGTGTTCCTATGTACAGCAGCACTGGGATCAGATGCAATAGAGTCTGTGTTAAGGCGTTTGGATAGCAAAAAGGCACCATCTGTAGTTCAAGAATCTGCAGCTAAGGGTGTTTTGCAGAGGTTACTTCCAACCCATCTGCACAGTTTTGAATTTAAGATTGTCTCCAAG GATCTTTGTGGTGGAAGAAGTTGCTTTTGTATAACCAATTACAAGAGTTCAAGCAGAAGTTCACCTGAGATTTT GATTGAAGGAACTACTGCCGTTGAAATCACATCGGGGCTACACTGGTATTTAAAGTATACGTGTGGAGCTCATATTTCATGGGACAAGACAGGGGGTGTTCAGTTAGCTTCAGTTCCCAAGCCAGGATCACTGCCTCTCGTAGAAGCGGAGGGAGTGATGATCCAACGGCCAGTACCATGGAACTACTATCAAAATGTCGTCACATCCAGCT ATTCATTTGTTTGGTGGGATTGGCAAAGATGGGAGAAAGAGATTGATTGGATGGCACTTCAAGGAATCAACTTGCCTCTAGCATTTACGGGACAAGAAGCTATCTGGCAAAAAGTTTTCTTG GATTATAATATTACTACGCGAGATCTAAATGATTTCTTTGGTGGACCTGCTTTCCTGGCTTGGGCTCGCATGGGAAACCTACACGC ATGGGGTGGGCCTTTATCTCAAAACTGGTTAAATATTCAGTTAGCATTGCAGAAACAGATATTATCTCGCATGCAAGAGTTGGGCATGACCCCAG TGCTTCCATCATTCTCTGGAAATGTTCCAGCTGCATTAAAAAAGATATTCCCGTCTGCAAATATTACGAGGCTTGGAGACTG GAACACTGTTAGTGGTGACCGTCGATGGTGTTGTACTTTTCTCCTTGCTCCTTCCGATCCCTTATTTATTGAAATTGGAGAGGCATTTATTCGGAAACAGTTTGAGG AATACGGAGACATCACCGATATTTACAACTG TGATACTTTCAACGAGAACACTCCACCTACTGACGATCCGTCATATATTTGGTCTCTTGGGTCTGCTGTGTACAAAGCAATGTCAAAAGCAAATAACAATGCAGTGTGGTTGATGCAA GGCTGGCTATTTTATTCTGACTCCAAATACTGGAAGCCACCACAGATGGAG GCACTTTTACATTCAGTTCCACGTGGGAAGATGATAGTTCTTGATCTATTTGCTGATGTCAAACCAATATGGAAATCATCCTCTCAATTCTATGGCACTCCTTATATCTG GTGTATGCTGCACAACTTTGGAGGCAACATGGAAATGTATGGAGTGTTGGATGCAGTGGCCTCTGGTCCTATTGATGCCCGCACAAATGAGAACTCAACAATG GTTGGTGTTGGAATGTGCATGGAAGGAATAGAACACAATCCAGTTGTCTATGAGCTGATGCCCGAAATGGCATTTAGAGGAACTAAGTTTCAACTTCAG GGATGGTTGAAATCTTATTCTCGTAGACGTTATGGTAAAGTGAATGATCAAATTGAAGCTGCTTGGGAGATCCTTTATCATACAATCTACAACTGCACTGATGGAATAGCT TTTCACAACACAGACTACATTGTGAAATTCCCCGACTGGGACCCCTCAGGGAAGACGGGAACTGATATCTCGGGGACTGATGTTTCCAATCAGAATGGGATGCAAAAACTTGCAGGGTTCCAGTGGAATAGACGGTTCCTTTTCTCTGACAAAAGCTCTAGTCTACCAAAGCCTCACCTATGGTATTCTACAGAGGATGTCAACAAGGCATTAAAGCTATTCCTTAATGCAGGAAAAGAACTTTCTGGAAGCCTCACGTATAGGTAA